One window of the Shewanella maritima genome contains the following:
- a CDS encoding SPFH domain-containing protein: MLLFTIVFLFFVFILYKLMLIVPMREVHVIERLGKFKKVLQPGFHFLVPFVDRVAYRHDTREEVLDVPPQSCISKDNTQLEVDGLVYLKVMDGKLASYGIEDYRRAAVNLAQTTMRSEIGKLTLSQTFSERDSLNESIVREIDKASDPWGIKVLRYEIKNITPSRHVIHTLEKQMEAERQKRAEITLANAEKAAMINLSEGERQEAINLSEGEKTRRINEAIGTGKEISIIANAKAQGMELICESLANNGGNDAMNMLLKEQFIGQVGKILSESQVSVVPAEMAKLEGFFEGMEQVTSTVAAGTDSAKGAR, from the coding sequence ATGCTGTTATTTACCATCGTATTTTTATTCTTTGTTTTTATTCTCTATAAACTCATGTTGATTGTGCCCATGCGCGAGGTACATGTCATTGAGCGCCTAGGTAAGTTTAAGAAGGTGCTGCAACCTGGGTTTCATTTTCTAGTGCCGTTTGTAGACCGTGTCGCCTACAGGCACGACACTCGCGAAGAAGTGCTCGACGTACCACCACAAAGTTGTATCTCGAAAGATAATACTCAGTTAGAAGTTGACGGCTTAGTTTACCTAAAAGTGATGGATGGCAAGCTTGCAAGTTACGGTATTGAAGATTATCGCCGCGCCGCGGTAAACCTAGCGCAAACCACCATGCGCAGTGAGATTGGTAAGTTGACGTTATCGCAAACCTTCTCTGAACGTGACAGCTTGAATGAGTCTATTGTACGCGAGATTGATAAAGCCTCAGACCCATGGGGAATTAAAGTGCTGCGCTATGAGATTAAGAACATTACTCCATCGCGCCACGTTATTCACACGTTAGAAAAGCAAATGGAAGCTGAGCGTCAAAAGCGTGCTGAAATTACCCTAGCTAACGCAGAAAAAGCCGCGATGATTAACCTATCTGAAGGTGAGCGTCAGGAGGCGATTAATCTTTCTGAAGGTGAAAAAACAAGACGTATTAACGAAGCGATTGGTACAGGTAAAGAAATCTCAATTATCGCTAATGCTAAAGCGCAAGGAATGGAGTTAATTTGTGAGTCGTTAGCTAATAATGGTGGTAACGATGCAATGAACATGCTGCTAAAAGAGCAGTTTATTGGTCAGGTAGGTAAGATTTTATCTGAGTCGCAAGTGTCGGTAGTGCCGGCTGAAATGGCTAAGCTGGAAGGCTTTTTTGAAGGCATGGAGCAGGTAACCAGCACGGTTGCTGCAGGTACTGATTCAGCAAAAGGAGCACGCTAA
- a CDS encoding SPFH domain-containing protein, whose product MINLNASNTDMIVMVIWGIIFTIFVLKLFQSIRLVPTKSAYIVERLGKYSKTLDAGFHALVPFIDKVAYIHDLKEETIDVPPQECFSSDEVNVEVDGVIYISVTDPVKASYGITDYRYAAIQLAQTTTRSVIGTLDLDRTFEERDLISAKVVEVLDEAGAMWGIRVHRYEIKNITPPETVKNAMEMQVNAERERRALLAKSEGDKQSKINRSEGLMAETINLSEGEMQRRINEAEGKAEEILTLAKATSESIATLAKVISAEGGQSALRMQLGEQYMKQLDGLSKSDSRIVLPGNMVNFEYWLDSIGLKEDKVKS is encoded by the coding sequence ATGATTAACTTAAATGCAAGCAATACAGATATGATTGTGATGGTAATCTGGGGCATTATTTTTACCATTTTCGTGCTCAAATTATTTCAATCAATTCGTCTGGTACCGACTAAATCTGCTTACATTGTTGAGCGACTAGGTAAGTACAGCAAAACCTTAGATGCGGGCTTTCATGCATTGGTTCCGTTTATCGATAAGGTTGCCTACATCCACGATCTAAAAGAAGAGACCATTGATGTACCGCCGCAAGAGTGTTTCTCAAGCGATGAAGTTAATGTTGAAGTAGACGGCGTTATTTATATCTCGGTTACCGACCCGGTTAAGGCTAGCTATGGTATTACCGACTATCGTTACGCGGCGATTCAGCTAGCGCAAACTACTACGCGCTCGGTGATCGGTACGCTAGATTTAGATCGCACCTTTGAAGAGCGTGACTTGATCTCCGCAAAAGTGGTGGAAGTATTGGATGAGGCAGGTGCCATGTGGGGTATTCGCGTTCACCGTTACGAGATTAAAAACATCACTCCGCCAGAAACGGTGAAAAATGCCATGGAAATGCAGGTTAATGCAGAGCGTGAACGCCGTGCATTACTGGCAAAAAGTGAAGGTGATAAGCAGTCTAAAATTAATCGCTCTGAAGGTTTAATGGCTGAAACCATTAACTTATCTGAGGGTGAGATGCAGCGCCGCATTAATGAAGCAGAAGGTAAGGCTGAGGAGATTTTAACTCTTGCCAAAGCGACCTCAGAGTCGATTGCCACACTGGCAAAAGTGATTTCTGCAGAGGGTGGGCAAAGTGCGCTACGTATGCAGCTTGGTGAGCAATATATGAAGCAACTTGATGGACTGAGTAAGTCTGATAGCCGCATTGTGCTGCCAGGCAATATGGTTAACTTTGAATACTGGCTAGACAGTATTGGTCTTAAAGAAGATAAAGTGAAAAGTTAG
- a CDS encoding NfeD family protein: MDFTNPIFIWLVIGIVMMLAEIIIPGGIIILLGVACVLVASALAVGFIDGLSQSLTLWFISSMVLLLAFRHVTQKMIGGDAHVDNTDEELDLYNQVATVKADIGPGEKTGRITCLGSDWTALGNGSVIKKGTEVRIICRENIGFVVEPLLPQETPQDMSQ; the protein is encoded by the coding sequence ATGGATTTTACCAACCCTATTTTCATCTGGCTTGTCATTGGTATTGTGATGATGCTGGCTGAAATCATTATTCCCGGCGGCATCATTATTCTGCTCGGTGTTGCCTGTGTACTTGTTGCTTCAGCCTTAGCTGTTGGTTTTATTGATGGCCTGAGCCAAAGCCTGACTTTGTGGTTTATCAGCTCTATGGTGCTGCTGCTCGCATTTCGCCATGTGACCCAAAAAATGATTGGTGGCGACGCTCATGTTGATAACACCGATGAAGAGTTGGACTTATACAATCAGGTCGCCACAGTTAAAGCAGATATAGGCCCGGGTGAGAAAACCGGTCGTATCACCTGTTTAGGCTCAGATTGGACAGCACTCGGTAATGGCTCTGTAATAAAAAAGGGCACCGAGGTGCGTATTATCTGCCGTGAAAACATTGGCTTTGTGGTTGAGCCTCTGCTGCCACAAGAGACCCCTCAAGACATGTCGCAATAG
- a CDS encoding glycosyltransferase family 4 protein, with amino-acid sequence MAQKPLVVHCVDDNKMGGVNMALTHLCQSHLSEHFDMRIVYMPMGLHARLMLDADIICFHGASSWTGLLGVMKLKLKFPRAKLVLQEHHYSQGFVDENVSASGRFYQLLKFTYGLMDKVISIAPSQQRWMLKHKLASKTKIAMLGQGRDLSQLMPLPETVTSTFIDADLDLLANNFQTNKTHPNPTLVPINPSAISESFEANASNSAVNSNAAQVKLLAYGRFHCQKGFDVLLKAMALIPAELCQLTLIGEGELQDEFQALAEELSHVQILPAVDNIATQLLACDAVVIPSRWEPFGLVMQEALSMGKCVIASDVDGLHDQFTDAPCVCVKLLSQQQALQQPLQSSPGLERKPELKKELTKELSPEQVAMQITSFCKAYQSGEIAAKWHNDYSHINLQQWRYQQWQNVVDNWHKLLSEL; translated from the coding sequence ATGGCGCAAAAACCTCTAGTCGTTCATTGTGTGGACGACAACAAAATGGGCGGTGTGAATATGGCGTTGACTCACTTGTGCCAGTCGCACTTAAGTGAGCATTTTGATATGCGCATTGTATACATGCCTATGGGGTTACATGCTCGTTTGATGCTTGATGCAGACATTATCTGTTTTCACGGCGCTTCAAGTTGGACTGGATTGCTTGGTGTGATGAAGCTAAAGCTTAAATTTCCTAGAGCTAAACTTGTATTGCAGGAGCATCATTACAGTCAGGGCTTTGTTGACGAGAATGTGTCAGCGAGTGGGCGTTTTTATCAGCTACTGAAATTCACCTACGGCTTGATGGATAAGGTCATCAGCATTGCACCATCACAGCAGCGATGGATGCTTAAACACAAACTCGCTTCCAAAACTAAAATTGCCATGTTAGGCCAGGGGCGAGATCTCTCCCAACTAATGCCATTACCTGAAACTGTTACCAGCACCTTCATCGACGCAGATTTGGATTTACTAGCAAACAATTTTCAGACAAATAAGACTCACCCTAACCCTACGCTGGTGCCTATTAACCCAAGTGCGATATCTGAATCTTTTGAGGCTAACGCATCTAACAGCGCAGTTAACAGTAATGCCGCTCAAGTGAAATTACTCGCTTATGGGCGCTTTCATTGCCAAAAAGGCTTTGATGTATTGCTAAAGGCGATGGCTCTCATACCAGCTGAATTATGCCAGTTAACGCTTATAGGCGAGGGCGAGTTGCAAGATGAGTTTCAGGCGCTTGCCGAAGAGTTGAGTCACGTGCAAATATTGCCAGCCGTAGATAATATTGCCACGCAATTACTAGCGTGTGATGCTGTGGTTATTCCCTCACGTTGGGAGCCATTTGGGTTGGTGATGCAAGAAGCCTTAAGTATGGGTAAATGTGTTATTGCCAGTGACGTTGACGGCCTACATGATCAGTTTACTGATGCTCCGTGTGTATGTGTTAAGCTGCTTTCGCAGCAACAAGCGCTACAACAACCGCTACAGTCCTCGCCAGGCTTAGAGCGAAAACCAGAGCTAAAAAAAGAACTAACAAAAGAGCTAAGCCCTGAGCAAGTCGCTATGCAGATAACCTCATTTTGCAAGGCGTATCAGTCAGGTGAAATCGCCGCCAAATGGCACAATGATTACTCCCATATAAATTTACAACAATGGCGATATCAGCAATGGCAAAACGTGGTGGATAACTGGCATAAGTTATTGAGTGAACTTTGA